From the Homo sapiens chromosome 1, GRCh38.p14 Primary Assembly genome, one window contains:
- the EXO1 gene encoding exonuclease 1 isoform X4 produces MGIQGLLQFIKEASEPIHVRKYKGQVVAVDTYCWLHKGAIACAEKLAKGEPTDRRRQANLLKGKQLLREGKVSEARECFTRSINITHAMAHKVIKAARSQGVDCLVAPYEADAQLAYLNKAGIVQAIITEDSDLLAFGCKKVILKMDQFGNGLEIDQARLGMCRQLGDVFTEEKFRYMCILSGCDYLSSLRGIGLAKACKVLRLANNPDIVKVIKKIGHYLKMNITVPEDYINGFIRANNTFLYQLVFDPIKRKLIPLNAYEDDVDPETLSYAGQYVDDSIALQIALGNKDINTFEQIDDYNPDTAMPAHSRSHSWDDKTCQKSANVSSIWHRNYSPRPESGTVSDAPQLKENPSTVGVERVISTKGLNLPRKSSIVKRPRSELSEDDLLSQYSLSFTKKTKKNSSEGNKSLSFSEVFVPDLVNGPTNKKSVSTPPRTRNKFATFLQRKNEESGAVVVPGTRSRFFCSSDSTDCVSNKVSIQPLDETAVTDKENNLHESEYGDQEGKRLVDTDVARNSSDDIPNNHIPGDHIPDKATVFTDEESYSFESSKFTRTISPPTLGTLRSCFSWSGGLGDFSRTPSPSPSTALQQFRRKSDSPTSLPENNMSDVSQLKSEESSDDESHPLREEACSSQSQESGEFSLQSSNASKLSQCSSKDSDSEESDCNIKLLDSQSDQTSKLRLSHFSKKDTPLRNKVPGLYKSSSADSLSTTKIKPLGPARASGLSKKPASIQKRKHHNAENKPGLQIKLNELWKNFGFKKDSEKLPPCKKPLSPVRDNIQLTPEAEEDIFNKPECGRVQRAIFQ; encoded by the exons ATGGGGATACAGGGATTGCTACAATTTATCAAAGAAGCTTCAGAACCCATCCATGTGAGGAAGTATAAAGGGCAGGTAGTAGCTGTGGATACATATTGCTGGCTTCACAAAGGAGCTATTGCTTGTGCTGAAAAACTAGCCAAAGGTGAACCTACTGATAG AAGACGACAAGCCAATCTTCTTAAGGGAAAGCAACTTCTTCGTGAGGGGAAAGTCTCGGAAGCTCGAGAGTGTTTCACCCGGTCTATCAATATCACACATGCCATGGCCCACAAAGTAATTAAA GCTGCCCGGTCTCAGGGGGTAGATTGCCTCGTGGCTCCCTATGAAGCTGATGCGCAGTTGGCCTATCTTAACAAAGCGGGAATTGTGCAAGCCATAATTACAGAGGACTCGGATCTCCTAGCTTTTGGCTGTAAAAAG GTAATTTTAAAGATGGACCAGTTTGGAAATGGACTTGAAATTGATCAAGCTCGGCTAGGAATGTGCAGACAGCTTGGGGATGTATTCACGGAAGAGAAGTTTCGTTACATGTGTATTCTTTCAGGTTGTGACTACCTGTCATCACTGCGTGGGATTGGATTAGCAAAGGCATGCAAAGTCCTAAGACTAGCCAATAATCCAGATATAGTAAAG GTTATCAAGAAAATTGGACATTATCTCAAGATGAATATCACGGTACCAGAGGATTACATCAACGGGTTTATTCGGGCCAACAATACCTTCCTCTATCAGCTAGTTTTTGATCCCATCAAAAGGAAACTTATTCCTCTGAACGCCTATGAAGATGATGTTGATCCTGAAACACTAAGCTACGCTGGGCA ATATGTTGATGATTCCATAGCTCTTCAAATAGCACTtggaaataaagatataaatactTTTGAACAGATCGATGACTACAATCCAGACACTGCTATG cCTGCCCATTCAAGAAGTCATAGTTGGGATGACAAAACATGTCAAAAGTCAGCTAATGTTAGCAGCATTTGGCATAGGAATTACTCTCCCAGACCAGAGTCGGGTACTGTTTCAGATGCCCCACAATTGAAGGAAAATCCAAGTACTGTGGGAGTGGAACGAGTGATTAGTACTAAAGGGTTAAATCTCCCAAGGAAATCATCCATTGTGAAAAGACCAAGAAGTG AGCTGTCAGAAGATGACCTGTTGAGTCAGTATTCTCTTTCATTTACGAAGAAGACCAAGAAAAATAGCTCTGAAGGCAATAAATCATTGAGCTTTTCTGAAGTGTTTGTGCCTGACCTGGTAAATGGACCTACTAACAAAAAGAGTGTAAGCACTCCACCTAGGACGAGAAATAAATTTGCAAcatttttacaaaggaaaaatgaagaaagtggtGCAGTTGTGGTTCCAGGGACCAGAAGCAG gtttttttgCAGTTCAGATTCTACTGACTGTGTATCAAACAAAGTGAGCATCCAGCCTCTGGATGAAACTGCTGTCACAGATAAAGAGAACAATCTGCATGAATCAGAGTATGGAGACCAAGAAGGCAAGAGACTGGTTGACACAGATGTAGCACGTAATTCAAGTGATGACATTCCGAATAATCATATTCCAGGTGATCATATTCCAGACAAGGCAACAGTGTTTACAGATGAAGAGTCCTACTCTTTTGAGAGCAGCAAATTTACAAGGACCATTTCACCACCCACTTTGGGAACACTAAGAAGTTGTTTTAGTTGGTCTGGAGGTCTTGGAGATTTTTCAAGAACGCCGAGCCCCTCTCCAAGCACAGCATTGCAGCAGTTCCGAAGAAAGAGCGATTCCCCCACCTCTTTGCCTGAGAATAATATGTCTGATGTGTCGCAGTTAAAGAGCGAGGAGTCCAGTGACGATGAGTCTCATCCCTTACGAGAAGAGGCATGTTCTTCACAGTCCCAGGAAAGTGGAGAATTCTCACTGCAGAGTTCAAATGCATCAAAGCTTTCTCAGTGCTCTAGTAAGGACTCTGATTCAGAG GAATCTGATTGCAATATTAAGTTACTTGACAGTCAAAGTGACCAGACCTCCAAGCTACGTTTAtctcatttctcaaaaaaagacacacCTCTAAGGAACAag GTTCCTGGGCTATATAAGTCCAGTTCTGCAGACTCTCTTTCTACAACCAAGATCAAACCTCTAGGACCTGCCAGAGCCAGTGGGCTGAGCAAGAAGCCGGCAAGCATCCAGAAGAGAAAGCATCATAATGCCGAGAACAAGCCGGGGTTACAGATCAAACTCAATGAGCTCTGGAAAAACTTTGGATTTAAAAA AGATTCTGAAAAGCTTCCTCCTTGTAAGAAACCCCTGTCCCCAGTCAGAGATAACATCCAACTAACTCCAGAAGCGGAAGAGGATATATTTAACAAACCTGAATGTGGCCGTGTTCAAAGAGCAATATTCCAGTAA
- the EXO1 gene encoding exonuclease 1 isoform X3: protein MGIQGLLQFIKEASEPIHVRKYKGQVVAVDTYCWLHKGAIACAEKLAKGEPTDRRRQANLLKGKQLLREGKVSEARECFTRSINITHAMAHKVIKAARSQGVDCLVAPYEADAQLAYLNKAGIVQAIITEDSDLLAFGCKKVILKMDQFGNGLEIDQARLGMCRQLGDVFTEEKFRYMCILSGCDYLSSLRGIGLAKACKVLRLANNPDIVKVIKKIGHYLKMNITVPEDYINGFIRANNTFLYQLVFDPIKRKLIPLNAYEDDVDPETLSYAGQYVDDSIALQIALGNKDINTFEQIDDYNPDTAMPAHSRSHSWDDKTCQKSANVSSIWHRNYSPRPESGTVSDAPQLKENPSTVGVERVISTKGLNLPRKSSIVKRPRSAELSEDDLLSQYSLSFTKKTKKNSSEGNKSLSFSEVFVPDLVNGPTNKKSVSTPPRTRNKFATFLQRKNEESGAVVVPGTRSRFFCSSDSTDCVSNKVSIQPLDETAVTDKENNLHESEYGDQEGKRLVDTDVARNSSDDIPNNHIPGDHIPDKATVFTDEESYSFESSKFTRTISPPTLGTLRSCFSWSGGLGDFSRTPSPSPSTALQQFRRKSDSPTSLPENNMSDVSQLKSEESSDDESHPLREEACSSQSQESGEFSLQSSNASKLSQCSSKDSDSEESDCNIKLLDSQSDQTSKLRLSHFSKKDTPLRNKVPGLYKSSSADSLSTTKIKPLGPARASGLSKKPASIQKRKHHNAENKPGLQIKLNELWKNFGFKKDSEKLPPCKKPLSPVRDNIQLTPEAEEDIFNKPECGRVQRAIFQ, encoded by the exons ATGGGGATACAGGGATTGCTACAATTTATCAAAGAAGCTTCAGAACCCATCCATGTGAGGAAGTATAAAGGGCAGGTAGTAGCTGTGGATACATATTGCTGGCTTCACAAAGGAGCTATTGCTTGTGCTGAAAAACTAGCCAAAGGTGAACCTACTGATAG AAGACGACAAGCCAATCTTCTTAAGGGAAAGCAACTTCTTCGTGAGGGGAAAGTCTCGGAAGCTCGAGAGTGTTTCACCCGGTCTATCAATATCACACATGCCATGGCCCACAAAGTAATTAAA GCTGCCCGGTCTCAGGGGGTAGATTGCCTCGTGGCTCCCTATGAAGCTGATGCGCAGTTGGCCTATCTTAACAAAGCGGGAATTGTGCAAGCCATAATTACAGAGGACTCGGATCTCCTAGCTTTTGGCTGTAAAAAG GTAATTTTAAAGATGGACCAGTTTGGAAATGGACTTGAAATTGATCAAGCTCGGCTAGGAATGTGCAGACAGCTTGGGGATGTATTCACGGAAGAGAAGTTTCGTTACATGTGTATTCTTTCAGGTTGTGACTACCTGTCATCACTGCGTGGGATTGGATTAGCAAAGGCATGCAAAGTCCTAAGACTAGCCAATAATCCAGATATAGTAAAG GTTATCAAGAAAATTGGACATTATCTCAAGATGAATATCACGGTACCAGAGGATTACATCAACGGGTTTATTCGGGCCAACAATACCTTCCTCTATCAGCTAGTTTTTGATCCCATCAAAAGGAAACTTATTCCTCTGAACGCCTATGAAGATGATGTTGATCCTGAAACACTAAGCTACGCTGGGCA ATATGTTGATGATTCCATAGCTCTTCAAATAGCACTtggaaataaagatataaatactTTTGAACAGATCGATGACTACAATCCAGACACTGCTATG cCTGCCCATTCAAGAAGTCATAGTTGGGATGACAAAACATGTCAAAAGTCAGCTAATGTTAGCAGCATTTGGCATAGGAATTACTCTCCCAGACCAGAGTCGGGTACTGTTTCAGATGCCCCACAATTGAAGGAAAATCCAAGTACTGTGGGAGTGGAACGAGTGATTAGTACTAAAGGGTTAAATCTCCCAAGGAAATCATCCATTGTGAAAAGACCAAGAAGTG caGAGCTGTCAGAAGATGACCTGTTGAGTCAGTATTCTCTTTCATTTACGAAGAAGACCAAGAAAAATAGCTCTGAAGGCAATAAATCATTGAGCTTTTCTGAAGTGTTTGTGCCTGACCTGGTAAATGGACCTACTAACAAAAAGAGTGTAAGCACTCCACCTAGGACGAGAAATAAATTTGCAAcatttttacaaaggaaaaatgaagaaagtggtGCAGTTGTGGTTCCAGGGACCAGAAGCAG gtttttttgCAGTTCAGATTCTACTGACTGTGTATCAAACAAAGTGAGCATCCAGCCTCTGGATGAAACTGCTGTCACAGATAAAGAGAACAATCTGCATGAATCAGAGTATGGAGACCAAGAAGGCAAGAGACTGGTTGACACAGATGTAGCACGTAATTCAAGTGATGACATTCCGAATAATCATATTCCAGGTGATCATATTCCAGACAAGGCAACAGTGTTTACAGATGAAGAGTCCTACTCTTTTGAGAGCAGCAAATTTACAAGGACCATTTCACCACCCACTTTGGGAACACTAAGAAGTTGTTTTAGTTGGTCTGGAGGTCTTGGAGATTTTTCAAGAACGCCGAGCCCCTCTCCAAGCACAGCATTGCAGCAGTTCCGAAGAAAGAGCGATTCCCCCACCTCTTTGCCTGAGAATAATATGTCTGATGTGTCGCAGTTAAAGAGCGAGGAGTCCAGTGACGATGAGTCTCATCCCTTACGAGAAGAGGCATGTTCTTCACAGTCCCAGGAAAGTGGAGAATTCTCACTGCAGAGTTCAAATGCATCAAAGCTTTCTCAGTGCTCTAGTAAGGACTCTGATTCAGAG GAATCTGATTGCAATATTAAGTTACTTGACAGTCAAAGTGACCAGACCTCCAAGCTACGTTTAtctcatttctcaaaaaaagacacacCTCTAAGGAACAag GTTCCTGGGCTATATAAGTCCAGTTCTGCAGACTCTCTTTCTACAACCAAGATCAAACCTCTAGGACCTGCCAGAGCCAGTGGGCTGAGCAAGAAGCCGGCAAGCATCCAGAAGAGAAAGCATCATAATGCCGAGAACAAGCCGGGGTTACAGATCAAACTCAATGAGCTCTGGAAAAACTTTGGATTTAAAAA AGATTCTGAAAAGCTTCCTCCTTGTAAGAAACCCCTGTCCCCAGTCAGAGATAACATCCAACTAACTCCAGAAGCGGAAGAGGATATATTTAACAAACCTGAATGTGGCCGTGTTCAAAGAGCAATATTCCAGTAA
- the EXO1 gene encoding exonuclease 1 isoform b (isoform b is encoded by transcript variant 1), whose protein sequence is MGIQGLLQFIKEASEPIHVRKYKGQVVAVDTYCWLHKGAIACAEKLAKGEPTDRYVGFCMKFVNMLLSHGIKPILVFDGCTLPSKKEVERSRRERRQANLLKGKQLLREGKVSEARECFTRSINITHAMAHKVIKAARSQGVDCLVAPYEADAQLAYLNKAGIVQAIITEDSDLLAFGCKKVILKMDQFGNGLEIDQARLGMCRQLGDVFTEEKFRYMCILSGCDYLSSLRGIGLAKACKVLRLANNPDIVKVIKKIGHYLKMNITVPEDYINGFIRANNTFLYQLVFDPIKRKLIPLNAYEDDVDPETLSYAGQYVDDSIALQIALGNKDINTFEQIDDYNPDTAMPAHSRSHSWDDKTCQKSANVSSIWHRNYSPRPESGTVSDAPQLKENPSTVGVERVISTKGLNLPRKSSIVKRPRSAELSEDDLLSQYSLSFTKKTKKNSSEGNKSLSFSEVFVPDLVNGPTNKKSVSTPPRTRNKFATFLQRKNEESGAVVVPGTRSRFFCSSDSTDCVSNKVSIQPLDETAVTDKENNLHESEYGDQEGKRLVDTDVARNSSDDIPNNHIPGDHIPDKATVFTDEESYSFESSKFTRTISPPTLGTLRSCFSWSGGLGDFSRTPSPSPSTALQQFRRKSDSPTSLPENNMSDVSQLKSEESSDDESHPLREEACSSQSQESGEFSLQSSNASKLSQCSSKDSDSEESDCNIKLLDSQSDQTSKLRLSHFSKKDTPLRNKVPGLYKSSSADSLSTTKIKPLGPARASGLSKKPASIQKRKHHNAENKPGLQIKLNELWKNFGFKKDSEKLPPCKKPLSPVRDNIQLTPEAEEDIFNKPECGRVQRAIFQ, encoded by the exons ATGGGGATACAGGGATTGCTACAATTTATCAAAGAAGCTTCAGAACCCATCCATGTGAGGAAGTATAAAGGGCAGGTAGTAGCTGTGGATACATATTGCTGGCTTCACAAAGGAGCTATTGCTTGTGCTGAAAAACTAGCCAAAGGTGAACCTACTGATAG gtATGTAGGATTTTGTATGAAATTTGTAAATATGTTACTATCTCATGGGATCAAGCCTATTCTCGTATTTGATGGATGTACTTTACCTTCTAAAAAGGAAGTAGAGAGATCTAGAAGAGA AAGACGACAAGCCAATCTTCTTAAGGGAAAGCAACTTCTTCGTGAGGGGAAAGTCTCGGAAGCTCGAGAGTGTTTCACCCGGTCTATCAATATCACACATGCCATGGCCCACAAAGTAATTAAA GCTGCCCGGTCTCAGGGGGTAGATTGCCTCGTGGCTCCCTATGAAGCTGATGCGCAGTTGGCCTATCTTAACAAAGCGGGAATTGTGCAAGCCATAATTACAGAGGACTCGGATCTCCTAGCTTTTGGCTGTAAAAAG GTAATTTTAAAGATGGACCAGTTTGGAAATGGACTTGAAATTGATCAAGCTCGGCTAGGAATGTGCAGACAGCTTGGGGATGTATTCACGGAAGAGAAGTTTCGTTACATGTGTATTCTTTCAGGTTGTGACTACCTGTCATCACTGCGTGGGATTGGATTAGCAAAGGCATGCAAAGTCCTAAGACTAGCCAATAATCCAGATATAGTAAAG GTTATCAAGAAAATTGGACATTATCTCAAGATGAATATCACGGTACCAGAGGATTACATCAACGGGTTTATTCGGGCCAACAATACCTTCCTCTATCAGCTAGTTTTTGATCCCATCAAAAGGAAACTTATTCCTCTGAACGCCTATGAAGATGATGTTGATCCTGAAACACTAAGCTACGCTGGGCA ATATGTTGATGATTCCATAGCTCTTCAAATAGCACTtggaaataaagatataaatactTTTGAACAGATCGATGACTACAATCCAGACACTGCTATG cCTGCCCATTCAAGAAGTCATAGTTGGGATGACAAAACATGTCAAAAGTCAGCTAATGTTAGCAGCATTTGGCATAGGAATTACTCTCCCAGACCAGAGTCGGGTACTGTTTCAGATGCCCCACAATTGAAGGAAAATCCAAGTACTGTGGGAGTGGAACGAGTGATTAGTACTAAAGGGTTAAATCTCCCAAGGAAATCATCCATTGTGAAAAGACCAAGAAGTG caGAGCTGTCAGAAGATGACCTGTTGAGTCAGTATTCTCTTTCATTTACGAAGAAGACCAAGAAAAATAGCTCTGAAGGCAATAAATCATTGAGCTTTTCTGAAGTGTTTGTGCCTGACCTGGTAAATGGACCTACTAACAAAAAGAGTGTAAGCACTCCACCTAGGACGAGAAATAAATTTGCAAcatttttacaaaggaaaaatgaagaaagtggtGCAGTTGTGGTTCCAGGGACCAGAAGCAG gtttttttgCAGTTCAGATTCTACTGACTGTGTATCAAACAAAGTGAGCATCCAGCCTCTGGATGAAACTGCTGTCACAGATAAAGAGAACAATCTGCATGAATCAGAGTATGGAGACCAAGAAGGCAAGAGACTGGTTGACACAGATGTAGCACGTAATTCAAGTGATGACATTCCGAATAATCATATTCCAGGTGATCATATTCCAGACAAGGCAACAGTGTTTACAGATGAAGAGTCCTACTCTTTTGAGAGCAGCAAATTTACAAGGACCATTTCACCACCCACTTTGGGAACACTAAGAAGTTGTTTTAGTTGGTCTGGAGGTCTTGGAGATTTTTCAAGAACGCCGAGCCCCTCTCCAAGCACAGCATTGCAGCAGTTCCGAAGAAAGAGCGATTCCCCCACCTCTTTGCCTGAGAATAATATGTCTGATGTGTCGCAGTTAAAGAGCGAGGAGTCCAGTGACGATGAGTCTCATCCCTTACGAGAAGAGGCATGTTCTTCACAGTCCCAGGAAAGTGGAGAATTCTCACTGCAGAGTTCAAATGCATCAAAGCTTTCTCAGTGCTCTAGTAAGGACTCTGATTCAGAG GAATCTGATTGCAATATTAAGTTACTTGACAGTCAAAGTGACCAGACCTCCAAGCTACGTTTAtctcatttctcaaaaaaagacacacCTCTAAGGAACAag GTTCCTGGGCTATATAAGTCCAGTTCTGCAGACTCTCTTTCTACAACCAAGATCAAACCTCTAGGACCTGCCAGAGCCAGTGGGCTGAGCAAGAAGCCGGCAAGCATCCAGAAGAGAAAGCATCATAATGCCGAGAACAAGCCGGGGTTACAGATCAAACTCAATGAGCTCTGGAAAAACTTTGGATTTAAAAA AGATTCTGAAAAGCTTCCTCCTTGTAAGAAACCCCTGTCCCCAGTCAGAGATAACATCCAACTAACTCCAGAAGCGGAAGAGGATATATTTAACAAACCTGAATGTGGCCGTGTTCAAAGAGCAATATTCCAGTAA
- the EXO1 gene encoding exonuclease 1 isoform a (isoform a is encoded by transcript variant 3) — MGIQGLLQFIKEASEPIHVRKYKGQVVAVDTYCWLHKGAIACAEKLAKGEPTDRYVGFCMKFVNMLLSHGIKPILVFDGCTLPSKKEVERSRRERRQANLLKGKQLLREGKVSEARECFTRSINITHAMAHKVIKAARSQGVDCLVAPYEADAQLAYLNKAGIVQAIITEDSDLLAFGCKKVILKMDQFGNGLEIDQARLGMCRQLGDVFTEEKFRYMCILSGCDYLSSLRGIGLAKACKVLRLANNPDIVKVIKKIGHYLKMNITVPEDYINGFIRANNTFLYQLVFDPIKRKLIPLNAYEDDVDPETLSYAGQYVDDSIALQIALGNKDINTFEQIDDYNPDTAMPAHSRSHSWDDKTCQKSANVSSIWHRNYSPRPESGTVSDAPQLKENPSTVGVERVISTKGLNLPRKSSIVKRPRSAELSEDDLLSQYSLSFTKKTKKNSSEGNKSLSFSEVFVPDLVNGPTNKKSVSTPPRTRNKFATFLQRKNEESGAVVVPGTRSRFFCSSDSTDCVSNKVSIQPLDETAVTDKENNLHESEYGDQEGKRLVDTDVARNSSDDIPNNHIPGDHIPDKATVFTDEESYSFESSKFTRTISPPTLGTLRSCFSWSGGLGDFSRTPSPSPSTALQQFRRKSDSPTSLPENNMSDVSQLKSEESSDDESHPLREEACSSQSQESGEFSLQSSNASKLSQCSSKDSDSEESDCNIKLLDSQSDQTSKLRLSHFSKKDTPLRNKVPGLYKSSSADSLSTTKIKPLGPARASGLSKKPASIQKRKHHNAENKPGLQIKLNELWKNFGFKKF, encoded by the exons ATGGGGATACAGGGATTGCTACAATTTATCAAAGAAGCTTCAGAACCCATCCATGTGAGGAAGTATAAAGGGCAGGTAGTAGCTGTGGATACATATTGCTGGCTTCACAAAGGAGCTATTGCTTGTGCTGAAAAACTAGCCAAAGGTGAACCTACTGATAG gtATGTAGGATTTTGTATGAAATTTGTAAATATGTTACTATCTCATGGGATCAAGCCTATTCTCGTATTTGATGGATGTACTTTACCTTCTAAAAAGGAAGTAGAGAGATCTAGAAGAGA AAGACGACAAGCCAATCTTCTTAAGGGAAAGCAACTTCTTCGTGAGGGGAAAGTCTCGGAAGCTCGAGAGTGTTTCACCCGGTCTATCAATATCACACATGCCATGGCCCACAAAGTAATTAAA GCTGCCCGGTCTCAGGGGGTAGATTGCCTCGTGGCTCCCTATGAAGCTGATGCGCAGTTGGCCTATCTTAACAAAGCGGGAATTGTGCAAGCCATAATTACAGAGGACTCGGATCTCCTAGCTTTTGGCTGTAAAAAG GTAATTTTAAAGATGGACCAGTTTGGAAATGGACTTGAAATTGATCAAGCTCGGCTAGGAATGTGCAGACAGCTTGGGGATGTATTCACGGAAGAGAAGTTTCGTTACATGTGTATTCTTTCAGGTTGTGACTACCTGTCATCACTGCGTGGGATTGGATTAGCAAAGGCATGCAAAGTCCTAAGACTAGCCAATAATCCAGATATAGTAAAG GTTATCAAGAAAATTGGACATTATCTCAAGATGAATATCACGGTACCAGAGGATTACATCAACGGGTTTATTCGGGCCAACAATACCTTCCTCTATCAGCTAGTTTTTGATCCCATCAAAAGGAAACTTATTCCTCTGAACGCCTATGAAGATGATGTTGATCCTGAAACACTAAGCTACGCTGGGCA ATATGTTGATGATTCCATAGCTCTTCAAATAGCACTtggaaataaagatataaatactTTTGAACAGATCGATGACTACAATCCAGACACTGCTATG cCTGCCCATTCAAGAAGTCATAGTTGGGATGACAAAACATGTCAAAAGTCAGCTAATGTTAGCAGCATTTGGCATAGGAATTACTCTCCCAGACCAGAGTCGGGTACTGTTTCAGATGCCCCACAATTGAAGGAAAATCCAAGTACTGTGGGAGTGGAACGAGTGATTAGTACTAAAGGGTTAAATCTCCCAAGGAAATCATCCATTGTGAAAAGACCAAGAAGTG caGAGCTGTCAGAAGATGACCTGTTGAGTCAGTATTCTCTTTCATTTACGAAGAAGACCAAGAAAAATAGCTCTGAAGGCAATAAATCATTGAGCTTTTCTGAAGTGTTTGTGCCTGACCTGGTAAATGGACCTACTAACAAAAAGAGTGTAAGCACTCCACCTAGGACGAGAAATAAATTTGCAAcatttttacaaaggaaaaatgaagaaagtggtGCAGTTGTGGTTCCAGGGACCAGAAGCAG gtttttttgCAGTTCAGATTCTACTGACTGTGTATCAAACAAAGTGAGCATCCAGCCTCTGGATGAAACTGCTGTCACAGATAAAGAGAACAATCTGCATGAATCAGAGTATGGAGACCAAGAAGGCAAGAGACTGGTTGACACAGATGTAGCACGTAATTCAAGTGATGACATTCCGAATAATCATATTCCAGGTGATCATATTCCAGACAAGGCAACAGTGTTTACAGATGAAGAGTCCTACTCTTTTGAGAGCAGCAAATTTACAAGGACCATTTCACCACCCACTTTGGGAACACTAAGAAGTTGTTTTAGTTGGTCTGGAGGTCTTGGAGATTTTTCAAGAACGCCGAGCCCCTCTCCAAGCACAGCATTGCAGCAGTTCCGAAGAAAGAGCGATTCCCCCACCTCTTTGCCTGAGAATAATATGTCTGATGTGTCGCAGTTAAAGAGCGAGGAGTCCAGTGACGATGAGTCTCATCCCTTACGAGAAGAGGCATGTTCTTCACAGTCCCAGGAAAGTGGAGAATTCTCACTGCAGAGTTCAAATGCATCAAAGCTTTCTCAGTGCTCTAGTAAGGACTCTGATTCAGAG GAATCTGATTGCAATATTAAGTTACTTGACAGTCAAAGTGACCAGACCTCCAAGCTACGTTTAtctcatttctcaaaaaaagacacacCTCTAAGGAACAag GTTCCTGGGCTATATAAGTCCAGTTCTGCAGACTCTCTTTCTACAACCAAGATCAAACCTCTAGGACCTGCCAGAGCCAGTGGGCTGAGCAAGAAGCCGGCAAGCATCCAGAAGAGAAAGCATCATAATGCCGAGAACAAGCCGGGGTTACAGATCAAACTCAATGAGCTCTGGAAAAACTTTGGATTTAAAAA ATTCTGA